Genomic window (Amyelois transitella isolate CPQ chromosome 31, ilAmyTran1.1, whole genome shotgun sequence):
ATAAAGTAACATACCCAAATGCAAACTATTGAATGAGATTTCAAGAGTATGTCTGCCGGTCCACTTTCAAAATCTCATTAATATCTATTCCCGCGGGATTCCGGAGCATCATTTCTTCATTGGACAATTTGTTAATGCGTTTCCCCTTTTATATatcactagcgacccgccccggcttcgcacgggtgcaaaattataaatgttattatacataaaaaccttcctcttgaatcactctacctgttacaaaaaaccgcatcaaaatccgttgcgtaattttaaagatttaagcatacagacaaacagactaaaatagcgactttgttttatactatgtagtgattacatattttaaagtccccctattttctctgtctgtatgtttgcgGTAATCTCTAAAAGcagtggacggattttgttcctgtttgaaatgttgaaaagagggttttctgaggaaggtttttatctACAAATGCTGCTCatggggcgggtcgctagtaggTTCTGAGTAAGAATACGTGTGATTCCTTCCAGAAATACTAGACCGCAGTTTGGGTGAACTCAAATGCTcgttacaaataaactttatggTCGAAATCGGTTGGCTGTTGGCGCAGTACTACTTTGCCGGTTACAGCAACAAAAAGCTGACTATACTCTATGGCGAGGAAATGGAAGATTTGAAGACCATTAACAAGAAGAAGCCGCACGTGGATGCGCATTATGTGTCTATGCCCACTCCATTTGGCAAACATCATACGtgaggttttattttaattacatacatacatataatcacgtctatatcccttgctgggtagacagagccaacggtctcgaaaagactgataggctactaTCTCTGTGCTcacatgcataaaatcacgcctcattcccggaggggtgggcagagactacatattccacttgccacaatcactgaataaaatagaatttaatagatcacttaaatctaattataactactaccacttccgaagcgcatgtgtagaagaagcggtggaacaaactacactgcagcattttcatcggacgtcaatttacaaatatacgtagatctcttaaatgtGTACTTCtgcgtacttctttcgctttatccacattagTTATTCACTTCATGCAAACACTCTATGCTTTAGTtccattaaaatcggttcattaGTTTACATATGAAACTTGAATAATTGGAAatagaaaactttttttaataacacgcATACAAACAACGTGCCTACATTGTGCCAAAAGGTCACGAATTTGTTTATgaattgcattagtgccatcgcgttaccactagatggcgctgatcaaatcacatacaaattcgcgtttacttgctcgacgcgtttTATCGAGtgaaactcgcactaaccgctcaggtcaagagtacccgaaatcgaCGAACTtgcgaatgtggatgaagcgaaataagtatgcaggattgatgtaatttttatgtttgtatgtatgtatgtttatttacgtCTCTTGAcaactagatggcgctgtataAAGTATTGATCGTAGAGAATGTGCcttgtggttaccggcaccagaacaaaaaaaagaataggaccactccatctctttcccatggatgtcgtaaaaggcgactgagggataggcttacaaacttgggattcttttttaggcgatgggctagcaacctgtcactatttgaatctaaattctatcgttaagccaaatagctgagcgtggcctatcagtcttttcaagactgttggctctgtctaccccacaaggattatagacatgaccatatgtatgtatgtttcagaAAAATGATGATACTGTGCTACGAAGATGGATCTTTGAGGGTAGTTATATCCACGGCAAATCTTTATTTGGATGACTGGGAGAACAGGACTCAGGGGTAAGTTgaatttaaagaatatttattggctttatctatactaatattataaagctgaagagtttgtttgtttgtttgaacgcgcaaaTCTCAGgcactactggtttgaattgaaaaattctttttgcgttgaatagaccatttatgccgtgtggttcccggcaccaatacaaaaaagaataggaccactccatctctttcccatggatgtcgtaaaaggagactaagggatagctttataatcttgggattcttcttataggcgatcggctagcaaccagtcactatttgaatctcaattctatcattaaacgtcgtaacagctgaacgtgacctatcagtctttcaagtccgcaggctctgtctactccgcacgggatatagacgtgataacacGGCCGGATTGATCCCAAAAGATATTCTTAGATTTAATTacatcatatatatatgtacaaggaagtatgcagggatcgtggcaagtggaaagaggtagtctctgcctacccctccgggaaagaggcgtgagtttatgtatgtatgtatgtatatatatatgtctttTAGGCTCTGGTTCAGTCCAAACTGCCCGGAACTGCCCGCGGACGCTATGCCCTTCGAAGGGGATTCCCCCACCGGTTTCAAGAAGAGCCTGCTGCGGTACCTCAACCACTACCACATGCCGCACTTGGCGTGGTACATCGAGAGGGTGAAGCGGTGCGACTTCAGCCATATCAAGTGagataatctatactaatattataaagctgatgagtttgtttgtttgaacgcgctaatctcaggaactactggtttgaattgaaaaattacccCGTTCAATTTCTCACATCCCCCTTTAATTTCTCACACCCCCTTTAATTTCTCACTCCCACGTTCAATTTCTCACCCCCCCCCCCTTCAATTTCTCACCCCCCCCCCTTCAATTTCTCACACCCCCCTTCAATTTTTCACACCCCCTTCAATTTCTCACACTCCTCTTCAATTTCTTCCCCCGCCccctttcttattttattatttaaatattcccCTCAACAATGTGtacaattgaaaattattatttctcagCGTGTTCCTAATAGCGTCGGCCCCTGGCTCCCACTTCGACCTGGACTGGGGCATGACCCGCGTCGGGGCTCTGCTGCGGCAGCACTGCTGCGTGCCCCCCGACGAGAACAGGAAGTGGCCGCTCGTAGCCCAGGCCAGCAGTATTGGCAGCTATGGTAAAGAGCCTAAGGTCAGTCcaggtttatatatttacaagttCTCACAGGCGGCTTCGCAAGCGTGAATCTAGCACCACCGACAGAAAGCAACTCATTTAGTGCTACCGACAGAAAGCAACGCATTTAGCGCTACCGACAAAAAGCAAAGCATTTAGTGCTACCGACAGAAAGCAACGCATTTAGTGCTACCGACAGAAAGCAACGCATTTAGTGCTACCGACAGAAAGCAACGCATTTAGTGCTACCGACAGAAAGCAACGCATTTAGTGCTACCGACAGAAAGCAACGCATTTAGCGCTACCGACAGAAAGCAACGCATTTAGTGCTACCGACAGAAAGCAACGCATTTAGTGCTACCGACAGAAAGCAACGCATTTAGTGCTACCGACAGAAAGCAACGCATTTAGTGCTACCGACAGAAAGCAACGCATTTAGTGCTACCGACAGAAAGCTACGGATTAAAAGTTAGGTACTTGAAAAAATGCAACTATTTTAGCGCAACAAATCAATGCAGAGTTTTTCCAAATCttacgggaactatagtttttctGTGATAAAAGGTACCCTATAACCTTCTCTAGactcttaaattataaaatataaattcagtagatatctaagggataggcttacaaacttggaattcttcttttaggcgatgggctagcaacctgtcactatttgaatctcaaatctatcatcaagccaaaaagctgaaaatggcctatcagttttttcaagactgttggctctgtctaccccgcaagggatatagacgtgatatgtatgtacgtattcgTCAATACGCGcacgcgacgccatttttattatgacgtgaaacgagaTAGCGGTGATTTTTCCCGCGTTTCATGCTACAGAGCGCCATATTTATGATAAATGGTTTTCCAGCCGAgctcgcatgaagagagttatgaatgtggatgaagcgaaggaagcatacagagatcgtggcaagtggaaaaatgtagtctccgcccagccctccgggaaaaagacgttattttttgtataatgtttGTATGGTTTTCCAGCTGTGGCTGACCGGCGACTTCCTCCACCACTTCACCAAGATAAAGAACCAGTCGCAGCTGTTGTCCACGCCGCCGGAGCTGAAGGTCATCTATCCGTCACTGGGTAACATTGGAATGACATTGACATGACATTGACAGCTGAATTTTTGACATTgcctttcaatattattaaagacgAGTTTTGTACGAAACCCTATTTACAgaacggaggattatattaatgattagctgtgcccgcgatttcgtccgcgtggaatcaatcccgcgaaAACGCCGGGATAtaaagcctatatgttattatgggtcttcagctacctacataccaaatttcatcgtaatcggttcagtagtttttgcgtgaaagagtaacaaacatccatactgacatacaaactttcgcatttataatattagtaggataaacatgtgtggcccgagcttgacATAATAGCCTCTTAATTGTATgggtatttttgacatggtattgacataatttgtacagtatggacattacttcttttatatatacatatatgtttgagataatattcgtattgaaatcattataCTATACGATGTGCATTCGTccgcgatttagatttaagaggtctatatttgtaaattgacattcggtgaaaatgctgcagtgtagtttgttccgccgcttcttctacacatgcgctttggaagcggtattagatataattaaatttatgtgacgtcaacaagtgataccttgtatccaattttgaaaataaatctattctacgAGTATTctagtctttgcgagactgttggctctgtctaccccgtaagggatgaagacgtcaTTACATTTATGTtgtatctttttctttttgccaGAAAACGTCCGTCAGTCACACGACGGTCTGCTCGGCGGCGGCTGCCTGCCTTACGCTGCGGACGCGCACGCTAAACAAACATGGCTGAAAGATTATCTATAGTGAGTtgatatgttatattttattgtttcttttgaGCGACCCGTTAATAAAGAAAGCTGTGTACCCTTATAGAATGTGCCCCTGTCTGTTTGTCAAAATCAATAGTAGTTGGAATGAATGATAAATAGTttggaatatttataaatacattcattttacactatcattatttgaatcttaattctatcgttaagccaaacagctgaacgtggcctattcgATTtctgagactgttggctctgtctaccccgcgaaaaatatagacgtgattatgtacttattcatttcaaaaatatttaactctgCTATCTGAATGCTTCAACAGCATCATTATTGATCAAGTATTACTTATATGTTTTCGTTTTATTTCTCTCAGCCAATGGAAAGCAACGCGCAGCTACAGGAACCGCGCGATGCCCCACATAAAGTCGTACATCCGGCCGTCGCCGGACCACAAAATGGCCGCCTACTACCTGCTGACATCCGGCAACGTCAGCAAGGCGGCGTGGGGCTCCGTCAACAAGGGCAACTCCGCGCTGAGGCTCATGAGTTACGAAGCTGGCGTCTTGTTCCTGCCCAGATTTGTGGTAAGCTCtttaaaatttggtatttcacattatcttattatatGAGTATATCTGTGAATGTcggtatgtgtatgtatgcatgtgtatgtatgtatgtgtgtgtatgtttgtgtgtaacaataattatttgcatTTGTTATCTAAAACGCTCATTTCGCTTCACTTAGACCGCCGGTCTAACGTACAGCGCAAGCATTGACGCATTAGTTCTACTTATTGTAAATCGAAGATTAGATgtgtcctttttttttatgtctacCCTCTCTTTTATTCGCACTCACAATGTACTCGTACTTTTACTATTATTTGCCTATACTTGTATTAAACCTTGTGAACATAATATGACCATTTTTCTTGGGGTGGAGGGTTGATAACCTGAGATACAGGACTAGTCCTAGTTCAGGTGTCAATCCGCCATAATTTTATAGAAGGTAGGTACTGTTTTATTAGCCTAAcacctaaataagaataaaaattgttaatgtaCCAATTGTCttagaattaagttttttatattgttctaTTTAACTTAACTGTAATTGATTATGGTGAgcaataaacttatattattattatatttaactatGAAAATTGTTGCTTTAAGGAAAAATGTCGTAAAACTGAGGAACAATTGGCGAAATTTCGTCAGCAAAATGGCGTGACTTCTAGAAGGAACAAggatctagttcctttatagATTTGTGTTGAGCTCTCTTATTTAGATTCATCAACTCATTACATTAAGATGGCGGGTAAATCGGTTATAAAATGGCGGATATGTGACATCTAAATGGCGGCCTTGAACATAATATCGATACTCTATTATTTCGTGACGCTATtagctttactttttcttcgAGGAAAGTGATGCTTACAAACAGTTGTGTTTtttagatatatatgtattaacacGTTTACTCCTCCCTTCAGATTAACGAAGACTTCTTCCCGCTGGATCTGAACGCGGACAATCCCCTGGTGGTCCCCTACGACCTCCCTCCAACGAAGTACACGGATGACATGACGCCGTGGGTGTCAGACTATCTGCGATAGTCgatgcctacccctccgggaaagaagcgtgatttaagtatgtattttctcCATGAATCGTCATTCTCCTGGCATAGTCCTGGTGGCATCCCTACCGCTCTCGAGTACGTGTATAAGGTAATCACACGCAgctactcccgtctgacctccgcaacctttgcaggggaacctgacaCACCTTGGATCATGATTACCATATCTAGTTACCTTATTGAGCaggtatatgtacttataatgttattccattatttctttttttgcgCCAAAACCAATCGAAACACTCAcattttaagtattatttaattcttgTTCTTTACTTGGTTTGCAAGATTGAATCCTGCACACCCTGGTGTTCCAATCGTaccgtaatttttttattgtgatcGCCATAAAATGGAATTACATTGTTTGTTAAGTAATTGATTAACAGTTACATCTCTgcttatacatatgtacatacaaaatgttttgaattgtatttgtttagaatttattattattgattgataattaaaaaatgaaaaaaagaataatatttgatcaattaaattgtttactCTTTTTCAAGACAccttttatttgcaaaaaaaaaacttgcaagcaaatatgtataaagaaaataaaaataacaaaaccaaTTTCATGaacattagaatagaatagatttattttcaaaaatgaaTACACTGCATTTAACATATACCATATGACGTCAACAAGAATACACCTACATACCGCTAGGg
Coding sequences:
- the LOC106130110 gene encoding probable tyrosyl-DNA phosphodiesterase isoform X1; the protein is MNTPNKRRSTMEDNNKPKRVKKECSYGEKCYRLNPAHFREFSHAHLESILDNYSGSGEFPIPDKYVHQKHMVSDQLNVIIEKKFYEPAEIQKSDNTKPQSDTPEQSSSKGTGYSEAEQQDRKVVKPESDPKNGESTSSSLKVEKLSEKRKSPTNMEKQSTKSSTDYQPIVEPSRRPESFLKVVLPKGNMLAKHAASAPYHIFYTTIADAKETHSQPYSITFLEILDRSLGELKCSLQINFMVEIGWLLAQYYFAGYSNKKLTILYGEEMEDLKTINKKKPHVDAHYVSMPTPFGKHHTKMMILCYEDGSLRVVISTANLYLDDWENRTQGLWFSPNCPELPADAMPFEGDSPTGFKKSLLRYLNHYHMPHLAWYIERVKRCDFSHINVFLIASAPGSHFDLDWGMTRVGALLRQHCCVPPDENRKWPLVAQASSIGSYGKEPKLWLTGDFLHHFTKIKNQSQLLSTPPELKVIYPSLENVRQSHDGLLGGGCLPYAADAHAKQTWLKDYLYQWKATRSYRNRAMPHIKSYIRPSPDHKMAAYYLLTSGNVSKAAWGSVNKGNSALRLMSYEAGVLFLPRFVINEDFFPLDLNADNPLVVPYDLPPTKYTDDMTPWVSDYLR
- the LOC106130110 gene encoding probable tyrosyl-DNA phosphodiesterase isoform X2, with translation MNTPNKRRSTMEDNNKPKRVKKECSYGEKCYRLNPAHFREFSHAHLESILDNYSGSGEFPIPDKYVHQKHMVSDQLNVIIEKKFYEPAEIQKSDNTKPQSDTPEQSSSKGTGYSEAEQQDRKVVKPESDPKNGESTSSSLKVEKLSEKRKSPTNMEKQSTKSSTDYQPIVEPSRRPESFLKVVLPKGNMLAKHAASAPYHIFYTTIADAKETHSQPYSITFLEILDRSLGELKCSLQINFMVEIGWLLAQYYFAGYSNKKLTILYGEEMEDLKTINKKKPHVDAHYVSMPTPFGKHHTKMMILCYEDGSLRVVISTANLYLDDWENRTQGLWFSPNCPELPADAMPFEGDSPTGFKKSLLRYLNHYHMPHLAWYIERVKRCDFSHINVFLIASAPGSHFDLDWGMTRVGALLRQHCCVPPDENRKWPLVAQASSIGSYGKEPKLWLTGDFLHHFTKIKNQSQLLSTPPELKKTSVSHTTVCSAAAACLTLRTRTLNKHG